A single region of the Pontibacter kalidii genome encodes:
- the dut gene encoding dUTP diphosphatase — MKNNKNLPVNVINQSKHVLPSYQTIHSAGMDLRANLEASVTLKPLQRALIPTGLFIELPEGHEAQIRPRSGLAYKHGISIVNSPGTIDADYRGEIKVLLVNLSDQDFVVEDGERIAQMVVAKYERVEWQEAASLTDTERGAGGYGSTGVK, encoded by the coding sequence ATGAAGAACAACAAGAACCTGCCGGTTAACGTCATTAACCAATCGAAGCACGTTTTACCGAGCTACCAAACCATACATTCTGCGGGCATGGACCTGCGGGCAAACCTGGAGGCTTCTGTTACGTTGAAGCCACTGCAGCGCGCGCTCATCCCAACCGGCCTTTTCATAGAGTTGCCGGAGGGGCACGAGGCGCAGATACGCCCCAGAAGCGGCCTGGCCTACAAGCATGGCATCTCCATCGTGAACAGCCCGGGTACCATCGATGCCGATTACCGCGGCGAGATAAAGGTGCTGCTGGTTAATCTTTCGGACCAGGATTTTGTGGTGGAAGACGGCGAGCGCATCGCCCAGATGGTGGTGGCAAAGTATGAGCGCGTGGAATGGCAGGAAGCTGCCAGCCTTACCGACACCGAGCGCGGCGCGGGCGGCTACGGCAGCACGGGAGTGAAGTAG
- the infB gene encoding translation initiation factor IF-2 has translation MAEEKTRRLKQVATTLNIGTSTIVDYLSAKGFEVENKPTTKITAEQFNMLAKEFAASMQEKQEADEIYIGKKPQSNQVVESEPAHEPKKASEPEEEILIKNAKKPEAPAAPKKEEPAAEPASKLPGIKVLGKIELDAKGRPVTKQPEPKPEAPKAEEKPTPAPAPAPTPAPEAPKAEAPVQPAKPAEAPKTEEPAKQPEAPAAPAAKAAEAPATPQQPEAPKQPEAPAQPAAEKPAAPAPKEQPAAEKEPQQPAAPAEANKGTETKEDIETITAKADQLKGLTVLGKIELPVESRRKGAKPVASSDDRKGKKKKRKRIMVATEGGQPAAGGQQGPGQGQNRPIQPAQQQGGRPDRGPRPGGPGKPGKGRPVRAEKTEVTDKEIQEQIKATLAKLSGGKGGGGNRAKYRREKRSAIADATEERRMQEQAESKTLRVTEFVSANDLAALMDVSVNDVIKVCMQLGMFVSINQRLDAEAITIIADEFGYNVDFITSEEEQGLEEIVEENAEDLEERAPVVTIMGHVDHGKTSLLDYIRRANVTAGEAGGITQHIGAYKVQTESGRTITFLDTPGHEAFTAMRARGAKVTDVVIIVVAADDSVMPQTKEAINHAQAAGAPIIIALNKIDKPTANPDKVREELAQMNILVEEWGGKYQSQEVSAKTGLGVADLLEKVLLEAELLELKANPERQAVGTVIEASLDKGRGYVATMLVQTGTLKIGDVVLAGSHYGRVKAMTDHRGKKMKEAGPSTPVQLLGLDGAPQAGDKFLVMDSEREAREIASNRSQVQREQSLRTRKHITLDEIGRRLAIGTFKELNVIVKGDVDGSVEALSDSLLKLSTNEVQVNIISKGVGAISESDVLLASASDAIIIGFQVRPSLNARRLAEQEQIDVRLYSIIYDAINEVKDAMEGMLAPTLKEEIVGNAEVRDVFKISKVGTIAGCMVTDGTIQRNSKVRLVRDGIVVLDGEILALKRFKDDVAEVRQGYECGISLKGYNDIQVGDIIEAYVEKEVKRTL, from the coding sequence ATGGCAGAAGAAAAAACAAGGAGGCTTAAACAGGTTGCGACTACTTTAAACATTGGTACATCTACGATTGTGGATTACCTCTCTGCTAAAGGGTTTGAGGTGGAAAATAAGCCAACCACCAAAATCACGGCAGAGCAGTTCAATATGCTGGCTAAGGAGTTCGCCGCGTCTATGCAGGAGAAGCAGGAAGCGGATGAGATCTATATTGGCAAAAAGCCGCAGAGCAACCAGGTGGTAGAGTCGGAGCCTGCCCACGAGCCGAAGAAGGCAAGTGAGCCAGAGGAGGAGATCCTGATTAAGAACGCGAAGAAGCCGGAGGCCCCGGCAGCGCCTAAAAAAGAAGAGCCTGCCGCAGAGCCAGCCTCTAAGTTGCCAGGCATCAAGGTGCTGGGTAAAATTGAGCTGGATGCCAAAGGCAGGCCGGTAACCAAGCAGCCAGAGCCAAAACCAGAGGCGCCAAAAGCAGAAGAGAAACCAACTCCTGCCCCAGCCCCTGCCCCAACTCCGGCACCGGAGGCCCCTAAGGCGGAGGCGCCTGTACAGCCGGCCAAGCCGGCAGAGGCACCAAAAACCGAGGAGCCAGCAAAACAGCCGGAAGCCCCTGCTGCACCAGCCGCGAAGGCTGCTGAGGCGCCTGCCACGCCTCAGCAGCCGGAAGCGCCGAAGCAACCAGAGGCCCCAGCCCAGCCAGCCGCTGAGAAGCCGGCTGCACCAGCACCAAAAGAGCAGCCAGCCGCAGAGAAGGAGCCACAGCAACCGGCCGCACCTGCAGAGGCTAACAAAGGCACAGAAACAAAAGAAGACATAGAAACGATTACAGCAAAAGCAGACCAGCTAAAAGGTCTAACTGTACTTGGCAAAATCGAACTGCCAGTAGAGTCGCGCAGAAAAGGCGCCAAGCCCGTTGCCTCGTCCGACGATCGCAAGGGCAAAAAGAAGAAGCGCAAGCGCATTATGGTGGCTACAGAAGGTGGCCAGCCAGCAGCCGGAGGTCAACAAGGCCCAGGACAAGGCCAGAACCGCCCGATACAGCCAGCCCAACAGCAAGGTGGGCGGCCGGATCGCGGCCCTCGACCGGGAGGCCCAGGCAAGCCGGGCAAAGGCAGGCCAGTTAGAGCTGAGAAAACAGAAGTTACGGATAAGGAAATCCAAGAGCAGATTAAGGCAACGCTTGCCAAACTGAGTGGCGGCAAAGGAGGCGGTGGCAACCGCGCCAAATACCGCCGCGAGAAGCGCTCGGCTATTGCCGACGCTACCGAAGAGCGCCGTATGCAGGAGCAGGCAGAGTCGAAGACCCTGCGCGTAACCGAATTCGTGTCGGCAAATGACCTGGCGGCCCTGATGGACGTGAGCGTGAACGACGTGATCAAGGTATGTATGCAGTTGGGCATGTTCGTGTCCATTAACCAGCGCCTGGATGCGGAGGCCATCACTATTATTGCGGATGAATTCGGCTACAACGTTGATTTCATCACATCGGAAGAAGAGCAAGGCCTGGAAGAAATCGTAGAGGAGAATGCGGAAGACCTGGAAGAGCGCGCCCCTGTTGTTACCATCATGGGCCACGTCGACCACGGTAAAACATCCCTGCTCGACTACATCCGTCGTGCCAACGTAACAGCCGGTGAGGCCGGTGGTATTACCCAGCACATCGGTGCCTACAAGGTACAGACAGAGAGCGGGCGTACTATCACCTTCCTGGACACACCTGGTCACGAGGCCTTTACGGCGATGCGTGCCCGTGGTGCCAAGGTAACGGACGTTGTTATTATTGTGGTAGCCGCCGACGACTCGGTGATGCCGCAGACAAAAGAGGCGATCAACCACGCGCAGGCAGCCGGTGCTCCGATTATCATCGCCCTGAACAAGATCGATAAACCGACCGCCAACCCGGATAAAGTGCGCGAAGAACTCGCCCAGATGAACATCCTGGTGGAAGAATGGGGCGGTAAATACCAGTCGCAGGAGGTATCTGCCAAGACCGGACTCGGTGTAGCAGACCTGCTGGAGAAAGTATTGCTGGAGGCTGAACTGCTGGAGCTTAAGGCAAACCCTGAGCGCCAGGCCGTCGGCACCGTGATCGAAGCTTCGCTGGACAAGGGCCGTGGTTACGTGGCCACTATGCTGGTACAGACCGGTACCCTGAAAATAGGCGATGTGGTGCTGGCCGGTTCTCACTACGGTAGAGTAAAAGCCATGACCGACCATCGTGGCAAGAAGATGAAGGAGGCCGGACCATCTACCCCGGTACAGTTGCTGGGTCTGGACGGAGCGCCACAGGCAGGTGATAAATTCCTGGTAATGGACTCTGAGCGTGAAGCCAGAGAGATCGCCTCCAACAGATCGCAGGTGCAGCGCGAGCAGAGCCTGCGCACACGTAAGCACATTACCCTGGATGAGATCGGTCGCCGTTTGGCAATCGGTACGTTTAAGGAGCTGAACGTGATCGTGAAAGGTGACGTGGACGGCTCGGTGGAAGCCCTGTCCGACTCGTTGCTGAAGCTTTCTACCAACGAGGTGCAGGTAAACATCATCAGCAAGGGTGTGGGTGCCATATCAGAGTCTGATGTGCTGCTTGCCTCCGCCTCCGATGCGATCATCATCGGCTTCCAGGTTCGTCCGTCGCTGAACGCGCGCAGGCTGGCAGAGCAGGAGCAGATCGACGTGCGCCTGTACTCCATCATCTACGATGCGATCAACGAGGTGAAGGACGCCATGGAAGGCATGCTTGCCCCAACGCTGAAAGAAGAGATCGTGGGTAACGCAGAAGTGCGTGACGTATTCAAGATCAGCAAGGTGGGTACCATTGCCGGCTGTATGGTGACGGATGGCACCATCCAACGTAACTCTAAGGTACGCCTGGTGCGCGATGGCATTGTGGTGCTGGACGGTGAGATACTGGCCCTGAAACGCTTCAAGGACGATGTGGCCGAGGTAAGACAAGGCTACGAGTGCGGTATCAGCCTGAAAGGCTACAACGACATCCAGGTGGGCGACATCATTGAGGCCTATGTGGAGAAAGAAGTGAAACGTACGCTGTAG
- a CDS encoding sugar phosphate nucleotidyltransferase gives MRIIIPMAGMGKRMRPHTLTVPKPLIPIAGKPIVQRLVEDIAKVCQEPIEEVAFIIGHFGEEVENDLLEIAAKIGAKGTIAYQEEALGTAHAILCAKESLEGKVVVAFADTLFKADFQLDTNADGTIWVQRVEDPRPFGVIKLNENNEITDFVEKPQEFISDLAIIGIYYFRDGAYLRDELQYLLDNNIKDKGEFQLTNALENMKNKGTRFIPAVISEWLDCGNKNATVYTNQRYLEYIKDEEGLVASSAKLENAVIIPPVYIGENAQIINSVVGPHVSIGNGTNVTNCVVSNSIIQENTTLKNGNVANSMLGNFVVYEGRQSDLSLGDYNTLAE, from the coding sequence ATGAGGATTATTATACCGATGGCCGGAATGGGCAAGCGCATGCGCCCGCACACACTTACAGTTCCGAAACCACTTATACCTATTGCGGGCAAACCCATTGTGCAGCGCCTGGTGGAGGACATCGCCAAAGTATGCCAGGAGCCCATTGAGGAAGTGGCTTTCATTATCGGCCATTTTGGAGAGGAAGTAGAGAACGACCTGCTGGAGATCGCCGCCAAGATCGGCGCCAAGGGCACGATTGCATACCAGGAAGAAGCTTTGGGCACGGCCCACGCCATCCTTTGCGCCAAGGAGTCACTGGAAGGCAAAGTGGTGGTGGCCTTCGCCGACACACTTTTCAAGGCCGATTTCCAGCTCGACACCAACGCCGACGGCACCATCTGGGTGCAGCGCGTGGAGGACCCGCGCCCGTTCGGCGTGATCAAGCTCAACGAGAACAACGAGATCACCGACTTTGTGGAGAAGCCGCAGGAGTTCATCTCAGACCTAGCCATTATCGGCATCTACTATTTCCGCGACGGGGCTTACCTGCGCGACGAGCTGCAGTACCTGCTCGACAACAACATCAAGGATAAAGGGGAGTTCCAGCTAACGAACGCCCTGGAGAACATGAAGAACAAGGGCACCCGGTTTATACCTGCCGTTATCTCTGAGTGGCTCGATTGCGGAAATAAAAACGCAACCGTTTATACTAATCAACGCTATTTAGAGTATATAAAGGATGAGGAAGGCCTGGTGGCCTCGTCGGCGAAGCTGGAGAACGCAGTGATTATCCCGCCTGTATACATTGGCGAAAACGCCCAGATCATCAACTCGGTGGTCGGCCCGCATGTTTCGATAGGCAACGGCACAAACGTAACCAACTGCGTGGTGAGCAACTCCATTATTCAGGAGAACACCACCCTCAAAAACGGCAACGTTGCAAACTCAATGCTCGGCAACTTTGTTGTGTACGAGGGGCGCCAGTCTGACCTCAGCCTTGGCGACTACAACACACTTGCGGAGTAA
- a CDS encoding DUF3078 domain-containing protein, which produces MLFHFRRLFTVLLTLVFASSFLSALAQRPAFVPPALKRPVLLLPADTALLPAIPPVAKRPVTKVPVAAAVNLWDFGGIGTVNFSQVSLSNWAAGGQNTVSVLGNASLYANYEQGKSTWNNALDLTYGLVKLEGRRVQKSDDKMELNLKYGYRASKRWFYTAQMNLKTQLTPTYTITRDTLRSNFFAPASILASLGMDYKPNERLSVFISPFTGKFTVVASQMLADKGAFGVEPARKGAEGNRIPGTGEHLRREFGGYVNVRYKKEVLKNITLQSKLDLFSNYLREPENVDLNWENVVNFKVNKVVSASLFAHMIYDDDVKVDVDRNSDDKVDGRGPRLQVKQTLGIGVSYKFK; this is translated from the coding sequence ATGCTCTTTCATTTCCGCCGACTTTTCACAGTTCTTCTTACCCTTGTCTTTGCTTCCTCTTTCCTGAGTGCCTTGGCACAGCGCCCTGCCTTCGTGCCCCCTGCTCTCAAACGCCCTGTGCTCCTGCTTCCCGCTGACACAGCGCTTCTTCCCGCCATACCTCCCGTTGCCAAGCGCCCCGTTACCAAAGTTCCTGTCGCTGCAGCGGTTAATCTCTGGGATTTCGGGGGGATAGGGACCGTGAACTTCAGCCAGGTTAGCCTTTCCAACTGGGCGGCCGGCGGGCAAAACACGGTATCAGTGTTGGGCAATGCCAGCCTGTATGCTAACTACGAGCAGGGCAAAAGCACCTGGAACAACGCGCTGGACCTAACCTATGGCTTGGTGAAGCTGGAGGGGAGGCGTGTGCAGAAGAGCGATGATAAGATGGAGCTAAACCTGAAGTATGGCTACCGCGCCTCCAAGCGTTGGTTCTATACCGCACAGATGAACCTGAAAACGCAGCTTACCCCCACCTACACCATTACGCGCGACACCCTGCGCTCTAATTTCTTCGCCCCGGCGTCCATACTTGCCTCACTGGGTATGGACTACAAGCCAAACGAGAGGCTGTCGGTGTTTATTTCCCCGTTTACGGGCAAGTTTACTGTTGTGGCCAGCCAGATGCTGGCCGATAAGGGGGCCTTTGGCGTGGAACCCGCCCGGAAGGGTGCCGAGGGAAATAGAATTCCCGGCACAGGCGAGCACCTGCGGCGGGAATTTGGTGGCTATGTGAACGTGCGTTACAAGAAGGAGGTGCTCAAGAACATCACCCTTCAGTCGAAGTTGGATCTCTTCTCTAATTACCTGCGCGAGCCGGAGAACGTGGACCTGAACTGGGAGAACGTCGTCAACTTTAAAGTGAATAAAGTGGTGTCGGCCAGTCTTTTCGCCCATATGATTTATGACGATGATGTAAAAGTGGACGTAGACCGAAACAGCGACGACAAAGTGGACGGGCGCGGCCCCCGTCTGCAGGTGAAGCAGACGTTGGGCATAGGGGTATCGTACAAATTTAAATAG
- a CDS encoding enoyl-CoA hydratase/isomerase family protein encodes MAIYENLLLDQQNGILFITINRADKMNALNIETIREIRNAMQQVYDDASIKGAIITGAGPKAFVAGADITEIAELSEVTARSFAERGQDVFAMIERSNKPVIAAVNGFALGGGCELAMACHMRVASENARFGQPEVNLGLIPGYGGTQRLTQLVGKGKAMELMMTADMVNAQDALQLGLVNHVVPQEQLLDKCVEIMEKIMSKAPLAVGLVIECVNAVYTKDEDGYQTEANAFARCCTSEDFVEGTSAFIEKRKADFTGN; translated from the coding sequence ATGGCAATATACGAAAACCTGCTGCTCGACCAGCAAAACGGTATCCTCTTCATCACCATTAACCGCGCCGACAAAATGAACGCGCTCAACATCGAGACCATCAGAGAGATCAGGAATGCGATGCAGCAGGTGTATGACGATGCCAGCATTAAGGGTGCCATCATTACAGGTGCGGGCCCCAAGGCTTTTGTAGCTGGCGCCGACATTACCGAGATAGCCGAGCTGAGCGAGGTGACGGCCCGCAGCTTTGCCGAGCGGGGCCAGGATGTGTTCGCCATGATTGAGCGCAGCAACAAGCCCGTGATTGCCGCTGTAAACGGTTTCGCCCTGGGCGGTGGCTGCGAACTGGCGATGGCCTGCCACATGCGCGTGGCTTCAGAGAACGCACGCTTCGGCCAGCCGGAGGTGAACCTGGGCCTGATACCGGGCTACGGCGGCACGCAGCGCCTGACGCAGCTGGTAGGCAAAGGCAAAGCTATGGAGCTGATGATGACCGCTGACATGGTGAACGCCCAGGACGCGCTGCAGCTTGGCCTGGTAAACCACGTGGTGCCGCAGGAGCAGCTACTGGATAAGTGCGTGGAGATCATGGAGAAGATCATGAGCAAGGCGCCGCTGGCCGTTGGGCTGGTGATCGAGTGCGTAAACGCGGTCTATACAAAAGACGAGGATGGCTATCAGACGGAGGCGAACGCCTTTGCCCGCTGCTGCACCTCCGAAGACTTTGTAGAAGGCACCAGTGCCTTTATAGAGAAGCGCAAGGCCGACTTCACCGGAAATTAA
- the nusA gene encoding transcription termination factor NusA: MNSSVLIESFAEFAKFKNIDRPTMMRILEDVFRTMIRKKWGTDENFDIILNVEKGDLEIWRNREIVDDNSEDIWDTDKISLTDARKIEPDFEVGEEVSEEVKLEDFGRRAVLTARQTLIQRIKDMEKELLFQKYKDLVGEIISGEVYQVWNREVLLLDQEENELLIPKAEQIPKDRYRKGDVVRAVVQRVEIVNGNPKIILSRTSPAFLERLFENEVPEIFDGLIAIKKIVREPGERAKVAVESFDDRIDPVGACVGMKGSRIHSIVRELENENIDVINYTENLELYIQRALSPAKISSMKIDEESKRVSVFLKPDQVSLAIGKGGQNIKLASRLVDMEIDVFRESESYEEDISLEEFTDEIEDWVIAELRRIGLDTAKSVLAVTKEDLLRRTELEEETIDDVLSILREELEEEDNQ; this comes from the coding sequence ATGAACAGTTCAGTCCTGATCGAGTCGTTCGCCGAATTTGCGAAATTCAAGAACATAGACCGCCCGACCATGATGCGCATCCTCGAGGATGTGTTCCGCACCATGATCCGCAAGAAGTGGGGCACCGATGAGAACTTCGACATCATCCTGAATGTGGAGAAGGGAGACCTGGAGATCTGGCGCAACCGCGAGATCGTGGACGACAACTCCGAGGACATCTGGGACACCGACAAGATCAGCCTTACGGATGCCCGTAAGATTGAGCCTGACTTTGAGGTAGGCGAGGAAGTGTCGGAGGAGGTGAAGCTGGAGGACTTTGGCCGCCGCGCCGTACTGACAGCTCGCCAGACGCTGATCCAGCGCATCAAGGACATGGAGAAGGAGTTGCTGTTCCAGAAGTATAAAGACCTGGTAGGTGAGATCATTTCCGGCGAGGTGTACCAGGTATGGAACCGCGAAGTGTTGCTGCTGGACCAGGAAGAGAACGAACTGCTGATACCGAAGGCCGAGCAGATCCCGAAAGACCGTTACCGCAAAGGCGACGTAGTGAGAGCGGTGGTGCAGCGCGTGGAGATCGTGAACGGTAACCCGAAGATCATTCTTTCCCGCACCTCCCCTGCTTTCCTGGAGCGCCTGTTCGAAAACGAGGTTCCGGAGATTTTCGATGGCCTGATCGCCATCAAGAAAATCGTGCGCGAGCCGGGCGAGCGTGCCAAGGTAGCCGTAGAATCCTTTGATGACCGTATAGACCCGGTAGGCGCCTGCGTAGGCATGAAGGGTTCCCGTATCCACAGCATCGTACGCGAGCTGGAGAACGAGAACATCGACGTGATCAACTACACGGAGAACCTGGAGCTCTACATACAGCGTGCCCTGAGCCCGGCTAAGATCAGCAGCATGAAGATCGACGAGGAGAGCAAGCGCGTATCGGTGTTCCTGAAGCCAGACCAGGTGTCGCTGGCCATTGGCAAAGGCGGGCAGAATATCAAGCTGGCCAGCCGCCTCGTAGACATGGAGATCGACGTATTCCGTGAGTCTGAGTCTTATGAGGAAGATATCAGCCTGGAGGAGTTCACGGATGAGATCGAGGATTGGGTGATTGCAGAACTGCGCCGCATCGGCTTAGACACCGCCAAAAGCGTGCTGGCCGTAACGAAGGAAGATCTGCTGCGCCGCACGGAGCTGGAGGAAGAGACCATCGATGACGTGCTCTCGATCCTCCGCGAAGAGTTGGAAGAAGAAGACAATCAATAG
- a CDS encoding lipopolysaccharide biosynthesis protein, with amino-acid sequence MSIAKKLVGQTAAYGLSSIVGRALNYLLVPVYTAVFLPAEYGVVSYLYAFVGFFNILYTYGMETAFFRFANKPGADQRRLYNQVLSLILGSSTVFTTILILASGAIADYKDYSPQEQNYIVWLALILAIDAIVAIPFAWLRLQNKAVKFASIKLANILITVGANLFFLIVCRSIYEGEYLQELRPLVSYIYNPDLGIGYIFLINLVANALLIPLLWREFSIFRFEFNKEQLRPMLTYAYPLLFMGMAGMVNEVIDRILLEEWLPEGFYPQHSNAAVVGIYSACYKLSIFMTLAIQAFRYAAEPFFFSQAQDKNSPQTFALIMKWFVIVCAFIFLFISANLEDFALFLRNPAYREGIMIVPVLLLANLFLGVYYNLSVWFKLTDKTTYGTYISFGGAAITILFNLLLIPVIGYMGSAIATLICYTSMAAVSYVLGHRHYPIPYPVKTILAYVALAAGLVWLALGVDIEDFWLRHAYHLAICAAFLIIVWLRERSRLLKL; translated from the coding sequence ATGAGTATAGCCAAGAAATTGGTCGGGCAAACTGCTGCCTACGGTTTAAGCAGTATTGTTGGCAGAGCCCTGAACTACCTGCTCGTGCCGGTGTATACCGCCGTTTTCCTGCCGGCAGAGTATGGCGTGGTGTCTTACCTGTACGCCTTCGTAGGCTTCTTCAACATACTTTATACCTATGGTATGGAGACGGCCTTCTTCCGGTTTGCCAACAAGCCGGGGGCAGACCAGCGCAGGCTTTACAACCAGGTGCTCAGCCTTATCCTCGGCTCCAGCACCGTGTTTACGACCATCCTTATACTTGCCTCCGGGGCTATCGCCGATTATAAGGATTACTCCCCGCAGGAGCAGAATTACATTGTCTGGCTGGCGCTTATACTTGCCATCGATGCCATCGTGGCCATACCCTTTGCCTGGCTCCGGCTGCAGAACAAGGCCGTGAAGTTCGCCTCCATCAAGCTGGCAAACATACTTATTACGGTGGGCGCCAACCTGTTCTTCCTGATTGTGTGCCGCAGCATTTATGAGGGGGAGTACCTGCAGGAGCTAAGGCCGCTGGTGTCGTACATTTATAACCCGGACCTGGGGATTGGCTACATCTTCCTCATCAACCTGGTGGCCAATGCGCTGCTCATACCCTTGCTGTGGCGCGAGTTCAGCATTTTCCGGTTTGAATTTAACAAGGAACAGCTGCGCCCCATGCTCACGTATGCCTACCCGCTGCTGTTTATGGGCATGGCCGGCATGGTAAACGAGGTGATAGACCGTATACTCCTGGAGGAGTGGCTGCCGGAGGGCTTTTACCCGCAGCACAGCAACGCGGCCGTGGTGGGTATCTACAGCGCCTGCTATAAGCTCTCCATCTTCATGACGCTGGCTATACAGGCCTTCCGATACGCTGCCGAGCCGTTCTTCTTCTCACAGGCACAGGACAAGAACTCTCCCCAGACGTTTGCCCTCATCATGAAGTGGTTCGTGATCGTCTGCGCGTTTATCTTTCTCTTTATCTCCGCCAACCTGGAGGATTTTGCCCTGTTTCTGCGCAACCCGGCTTACCGCGAAGGCATTATGATCGTGCCGGTACTGCTGCTGGCCAACCTGTTCCTGGGCGTGTACTACAACCTGTCGGTGTGGTTTAAGCTAACGGACAAGACAACGTATGGCACCTACATCAGCTTCGGCGGCGCGGCCATCACCATCCTCTTCAACCTGCTGCTCATACCTGTTATCGGCTACATGGGCTCGGCCATTGCCACGTTGATCTGTTACACCAGCATGGCTGCGGTCAGCTACGTGCTAGGCCACCGCCACTACCCTATCCCCTACCCGGTAAAAACCATACTGGCTTATGTGGCGCTGGCGGCGGGGCTGGTGTGGCTGGCCTTAGGAGTTGATATCGAGGATTTTTGGCTGCGCCACGCCTACCATCTGGCCATCTGCGCGGCCTTCCTGATCATAGTATGGCTGCGGGAGCGCTCCCGCCTCCTTAAACTTTAA
- a CDS encoding ribosome maturation factor RimP, whose translation MALTAKNIRAMAEASLPEGELFIVDVAVSDSPARPKVTVLADGEQGITIDQCATISRRINKQIEEQFGPELAYVLEVSSPGVDFPLTQPQQFKRHTGRSLKVKLQDGTEKTGKLEEVTEAGLNLMEEVKQKGKKVTYVPVQIPFGDIVKANVVISFK comes from the coding sequence ATGGCACTTACCGCAAAGAATATAAGAGCGATGGCGGAGGCTAGCTTGCCGGAGGGCGAACTGTTTATTGTGGATGTGGCCGTGTCGGATTCCCCGGCCAGGCCAAAGGTTACCGTGCTGGCCGATGGCGAGCAGGGCATCACGATAGACCAGTGCGCCACCATCAGCCGCCGCATCAACAAACAGATAGAGGAGCAGTTTGGGCCGGAGCTGGCATACGTGCTGGAGGTAAGCTCTCCGGGCGTAGACTTCCCGCTCACGCAGCCTCAACAATTTAAGCGCCACACCGGCCGCAGCCTGAAGGTAAAATTACAGGACGGTACCGAGAAGACCGGCAAGCTGGAGGAAGTGACCGAGGCTGGTCTCAACCTGATGGAGGAAGTAAAACAAAAAGGAAAAAAGGTAACGTATGTGCCTGTGCAGATACCCTTCGGGGACATTGTAAAAGCAAATGTTGTAATCTCATTTAAATGA